Genomic DNA from Methanosarcina sp. MTP4:
AAATCCGGAGGGAAATCAAGGAACTGGACGCAAAGATTGGAGATTTGAGGCAGGTTATCGAAAAAGAATCCTGCCGCATCTCGGAAGAAAGCAGGCTGGAACTTGTAAAACTGGAAGCCGAATTGAAAGAAGCTGAAAAAGTGCGCCCTGTTCCGGGAAAGCTTTTATCCTATCTCCTGGCCCGGGTGAAAAGGTACCTGAAAGGTAGACGCCATGCCCGGTTGAAAGCCGGGTCCCAAAAAGAGGCGGACAGGCTGCTCAGGAACGAATACACCGTCCTGAAGGAAGTGAAAGACCGCTCCGGGTACCTGAAAAACAACAGCGGTTCGGAAATCGAAAGAAAGCTCTTTCCCCTTGTGAGACAGCTTGAAGCTCTTAAAAAAATAATGGTCTCAAACAATTACTGGGGAGCCGAGGGAGAGCTGCATGTTATTGAAAAGCTTCGTTCCCTCCCTGACGAATACTATCTCTTCAACGACCTGAAGCTGGAGCTTGAGGAGTACATAAGCTTCGAAGGCAAAAAGTTGAAATCTGCCCAGATCGACCACCTGCTTGTGGGGCCTTCCGGGGTTTACGTAATCGAAACGAAAAACTGGAGCCCTGCCTATGTGAAAAAAGTCTTCAAGGAACACTCCTTCACCCCGTACGACCAGGTAAAGAGAAGCAGCTATCTTGTCTACAGGTACCTTAACGGCTTGAAATACGGGAGCCGCCTTCAGAGAGGCTATTTCAAAATCGCAAACAAAGA
This window encodes:
- a CDS encoding nuclease-related domain-containing protein, translating into MIEYGVSGAEKELLRDVRSNGIPAERFREISEERQRLESEYSEKAGLAEEEIRREIKELDAKIGDLRQVIEKESCRISEESRLELVKLEAELKEAEKVRPVPGKLLSYLLARVKRYLKGRRHARLKAGSQKEADRLLRNEYTVLKEVKDRSGYLKNNSGSEIERKLFPLVRQLEALKKIMVSNNYWGAEGELHVIEKLRSLPDEYYLFNDLKLELEEYISFEGKKLKSAQIDHLLVGPSGVYVIETKNWSPAYVKKVFKEHSFTPYDQVKRSSYLVYRYLNGLKYGSRLQRGYFKIANKEIKVQPVIAIAGSKIPLEKSPVQVLFADSLSSHVLSREVTLSKGDVKKIVKQLENLFPM